In the genome of Streptomyces lydicus, the window GCCTTGAGGTACTTCTCCTTGCCCGTGCGTACCCATGCGGTCTCGAGTCCGGCCACCAGAGCGGCGAGGGAGATCGTCAGGGGGACGAACAGGAAGTGGTAGACGGTGGTGATGCCGAATTGCCATCGCGCCAGAGTCTCTGGCGCCAACGCCAGTTCCATGCCGTGCTCCTTACGTCGCCGTGCACTACGGCAATGCCCTGTATGCGCCACATAAAGTGGTCCATACAGCACGCGCTTGTGAACGCGTTCACATTCACAAGCAATTATCTCCTACGGGTCTCAGCCATTTCTGCCGGGGGGTACGTGACTGCGGTCACGCCCGATCGCCGGGCGCCACCACACCCTCCACCTGCCACGATTCCGGTCCGCACCGACGGCGGACGGCGCACCCCGGCACCCGTCCACAGCGGCGGGAAAGCACACCTCACACAGGAGGCCGCGGGTCAGCAGACCCACGGCCTCGACACGCCCGCCCGACGGCGGGTTACAGCGCCTTGCGGAACTCCTCCGCGGCCTGCAGGAACAGGTCCATCGCCGGGCCCTCGCCGATCGTCACCCGTACGCCCTCGCCGGGGAACGGCCGCACGACCACACCGGCCCGCTCGCAGGCCGCCGCGAAGTCGGTCGTGCGGTCCCCCAGCCGCAGCCAGACGAAGTTCGCCTGCGATTCGGGGACCGTCCAGCCCTGCCCCAGCAGACCGTCCACCACCCGCGCCCGCTCGGCCACCAGCGCATCGACCCGCTCCAGCAGCGCCGCCTCGCTGCGCAGCGACGCCACCGCCGCCTCCTGCGCCAGCTGGCTCACCCCGAACGGCACCGCCGTCTTGCGCAGCGCCGCGGCCACCGGCTCATGGGCCACCGCAAAGCCGACCCGCAGGCCCGCCAGGCCGTACGCCTTGGAGAAGGTGCGCAGCACACACACATTGGGGCGGTCACGGTAGAGCTCGATGCCGTCCGGCACCTGGGGATCGCGCACGAATTCGCAGTAGGCCTCGTCAAGCACCACCAGCACATCGCTCGGCACCCGGTCCAGGAAGGACTCCAGCTCCGCACGGCGGACGACG includes:
- the hisC gene encoding histidinol-phosphate transaminase; its protein translation is MSEKTPKLRAALDGIPTYKPGRPAAAGGPVTYKLSSNENPYPPLPGVLESAVTAAGAFNRYPDMACTGLMAELSERFSVPLEHLATGTGSVGVAQQLVQSTAGPGDEVIYAWRSFEAYPIVTQVSGATSVQVPLTSGEVHDLDAMYAAITDRTRLIFVCNPNNPTGTVVRRAELESFLDRVPSDVLVVLDEAYCEFVRDPQVPDGIELYRDRPNVCVLRTFSKAYGLAGLRVGFAVAHEPVAAALRKTAVPFGVSQLAQEAAVASLRSEAALLERVDALVAERARVVDGLLGQGWTVPESQANFVWLRLGDRTTDFAAACERAGVVVRPFPGEGVRVTIGEGPAMDLFLQAAEEFRKAL